One genomic segment of Helicobacter pylori NQ4053 includes these proteins:
- a CDS encoding 4-hydroxy-3-methylbut-2-enyl diphosphate reductase, with the protein MEIKMAKDYGFCFGVKRAIQIAEKNQNSLIFGSLIHNAKEINRLEKNFNVKIEEDPKKIPKNKSVIIRTHGIPKQDLEYLKNKGVKITDATCPYVIKPQQIVESMSKEGYQIVLFGDINHPEVKGVISYATNQALVINSLEELQEKKLQRKVALVSQTTKQTPKLLQIASYLVERCTEVRIFNTICNATSYNQKAALDLSKEVDIMIVVGGKTSSNTKQLLSIAKQHCKDSYLVEDENELELAWFKDKRLCGITAGASTPDWIIENVKQKISTI; encoded by the coding sequence ATGGAAATTAAAATGGCTAAGGATTATGGTTTTTGTTTTGGCGTCAAAAGAGCGATACAAATCGCTGAAAAAAATCAAAACAGCTTGATTTTTGGCTCGCTCATTCATAACGCTAAAGAAATCAATCGTTTGGAAAAAAACTTCAATGTGAAAATTGAAGAAGATCCTAAAAAAATCCCTAAAAATAAGAGCGTGATCATAAGAACCCATGGCATTCCTAAGCAGGATTTAGAATACTTGAAAAATAAGGGGGTTAAAATCACTGATGCGACTTGCCCGTATGTGATCAAACCTCAACAAATTGTGGAATCCATGAGTAAAGAAGGGTATCAAATCGTGCTTTTTGGGGATATTAACCACCCTGAAGTCAAGGGCGTGATAAGCTATGCCACTAACCAAGCTCTAGTCATCAATTCGTTAGAAGAATTGCAAGAAAAAAAGCTCCAACGAAAAGTGGCTTTAGTCTCCCAAACCACCAAACAAACCCCAAAACTCTTGCAAATCGCTTCTTATTTGGTGGAGCGATGCACTGAAGTGCGTATTTTCAACACGATTTGTAACGCTACTTCCTACAACCAAAAAGCCGCTTTGGATTTGAGTAAGGAAGTGGATATTATGATAGTCGTGGGCGGTAAAACTTCTTCAAACACCAAACAGCTCCTAAGCATCGCCAAACAGCATTGCAAAGACAGCTACTTGGTAGAAGATGAAAACGAATTAGAGTTAGCGTGGTTTAAGGATAAAAGATTATGCGGGATTACCGCTGGGGCTTCCACACCGGATTGGATTATAGAAAATGTCAAGCAAAAAATCAGCACGATTTAA